In one window of Burkholderia sp. NRF60-BP8 DNA:
- a CDS encoding enoyl-CoA hydratase-related protein: protein MDELKTLAVTVDARGIATVALQRGDVLNAFDETMIAELTDAFATLGRRDDVRAIVLRSDGRAFCAGADLQWMQRASANDAAANLRDAERFAAMMHAIRQCPKPTVARVQGHAFGGGVGLCAACDIVIASDHARFSVSEARFGILPAVIGPYLVEAVGQRQARRLALTATQLAAADAVAIGLIHQAVPLDVLDDTLERTLAELGRNGPHALTEIKRFFDAIGEYPPSDERAAFTAQTISRVRATPEAKEGFAAFFAKRPPAWEAGAE, encoded by the coding sequence ATGGATGAATTGAAGACCCTGGCCGTCACGGTCGATGCGCGCGGCATCGCGACCGTTGCGCTGCAGCGCGGCGACGTGCTGAACGCGTTCGACGAGACGATGATCGCGGAGCTCACCGACGCGTTCGCGACGCTCGGCCGGCGCGACGACGTGCGCGCGATCGTGCTGCGTTCGGACGGTCGCGCATTTTGCGCGGGCGCCGACCTGCAGTGGATGCAGCGCGCGAGCGCGAACGATGCGGCCGCGAACCTGCGCGACGCCGAGCGGTTCGCCGCGATGATGCACGCGATCCGGCAGTGCCCGAAACCGACGGTCGCCCGCGTGCAGGGACACGCGTTCGGCGGCGGCGTGGGCCTGTGCGCCGCCTGCGACATCGTGATTGCGAGCGATCACGCGCGATTCTCGGTCAGCGAGGCGCGCTTCGGAATCCTGCCGGCCGTGATCGGCCCGTATCTGGTCGAGGCGGTCGGCCAGCGCCAGGCGCGCCGTCTCGCGTTGACCGCGACGCAGCTCGCGGCTGCCGACGCCGTCGCGATCGGCCTGATTCATCAGGCCGTGCCGCTCGATGTGCTCGACGACACGCTCGAGCGGACGCTCGCGGAGCTCGGCCGCAACGGCCCGCACGCACTGACGGAGATCAAGCGCTTTTTCGATGCGATCGGCGAGTATCCGCCGTCGGACGAACGCGCGGCGTTCACCGCGCAGACGATCTCCCGCGTGCGGGCGACGCCGGAAGCGAAGGAAGGCTTCGCGGCTTTCTTCGCGAAGCGGCCGCCGGCCTGGGAGGCGGGCGCCGAATAA
- the paaK gene encoding phenylacetate--CoA ligase PaaK — translation MTHPTHPAAALEPIETASRDELQALQLERLKWSLRHAYDNVPHYRRTFDAAGVHPDDLKSLADLAKFPFSTKSDLRDNYPFGLFAVPREQVVRVHASSGTTGKPTVVGYTARDIDTWANVTARSIRAAGGRPGDTLHNAFGYGLFTGGLGIHYGAERLGCMVVPMSGGQTEKQVQLIRDFEPKIILVTPSYMLNLIDEMVRQGMDPAESSLKIGIFGAEPWTQALRDEVETRVGIDALDIYGLSEVMGPGVACECVETKDGPVIWEDHFYPEIIDPVTGEVLPDGSQGELVFTSLTKEAMPVIRYRTRDLTALLPPTARAMRRLAKITGRSDDMLIVRGVNVFPSQIEEIVVALPQLSGQFQITLSRDGHMDRLDLAVELRSEAAASVTDGERAALARELQHRIKTMVGVSSGVTVLAAGGIPATATGKARRVIDRRQAA, via the coding sequence ATGACTCACCCGACGCATCCCGCCGCCGCCCTCGAGCCGATCGAGACCGCCAGCCGCGACGAACTGCAGGCGCTGCAGCTCGAACGCCTCAAATGGTCGCTGCGCCACGCGTACGACAACGTCCCGCACTATCGGCGCACGTTCGATGCGGCGGGCGTGCATCCGGACGACCTGAAGTCGCTCGCCGATCTCGCGAAATTTCCGTTCTCGACCAAGAGCGACCTGCGCGACAACTATCCGTTCGGCCTCTTCGCGGTGCCGCGCGAGCAGGTCGTGCGCGTGCATGCGTCGAGCGGCACGACCGGCAAGCCGACGGTGGTCGGCTACACGGCGCGCGACATCGACACGTGGGCGAACGTGACCGCGCGCTCGATCCGCGCGGCCGGCGGCCGCCCGGGCGATACGCTGCACAACGCGTTCGGCTATGGCCTCTTCACGGGCGGTCTCGGGATTCACTACGGCGCGGAGCGGCTCGGCTGCATGGTCGTGCCGATGTCCGGCGGGCAGACCGAGAAGCAGGTGCAATTGATTCGCGATTTCGAGCCGAAGATCATCCTCGTCACGCCGTCGTACATGCTGAACCTGATCGACGAGATGGTGCGGCAGGGGATGGACCCGGCCGAATCGTCGCTGAAGATCGGCATCTTCGGCGCCGAGCCGTGGACGCAGGCGCTGCGCGACGAAGTGGAAACGCGCGTGGGCATCGACGCGCTCGACATCTACGGGCTGTCGGAAGTGATGGGCCCGGGCGTCGCGTGCGAATGCGTGGAGACGAAGGACGGCCCGGTGATCTGGGAAGATCATTTCTACCCGGAGATCATCGATCCCGTCACCGGCGAAGTGCTGCCCGACGGCAGCCAGGGCGAGCTCGTGTTCACGTCGCTGACGAAGGAGGCGATGCCGGTGATCCGCTACCGCACGCGCGACCTCACCGCGCTGCTGCCGCCGACCGCGCGCGCGATGCGGCGCCTGGCGAAGATCACGGGCCGCTCCGACGACATGCTGATCGTGCGCGGCGTGAACGTGTTCCCGAGCCAGATCGAGGAGATCGTCGTCGCGCTGCCGCAGTTGTCGGGCCAGTTCCAGATCACGCTGTCGCGCGACGGTCACATGGACCGGCTCGACCTCGCGGTCGAGTTGCGTTCCGAAGCGGCGGCGTCCGTCACCGACGGCGAGCGCGCGGCGCTCGCGCGCGAACTGCAGCACCGGATCAAGACGATGGTCGGCGTGTCGTCCGGCGTGACGGTGCTGGCGGCCGGCGGCATCCCCGCGACCGCGACGGGCAAGGCGCGCCGCGTGATCGATCGCCGCCAGGCCGCCTGA